Below is a window of Solanum stenotomum isolate F172 chromosome 7, ASM1918654v1, whole genome shotgun sequence DNA.
AGAGTCATTAATGGAGAAAAAATCATCAAGTAACAGTTCCATCAATGGAGTAGAATTTATCAATGAAACCATTAGGTTTAATGGAAAAGACCCAATAATCGAAATGGGTTGCTCAACATTGTTAAATTCTAGCTTCAATAGAGAGCTTCAAAATTTTGCTAGTGTTCATAACTCCGGTGAAGCTCGAAGAAGATAGTGGCGATCATAGAATGTATCCTCAAATCTGGAAAATCAATTGTCAAGATCAAAATAAAAGAGGAATGgaaaagaaaagtgaaagaaGGAAATATAGATGAAAAATAATTGCAGAATAaaggatttttttatttaaaaaagggTAATATTACGTGGCAAGGCGCGTGAAATTCACTTTTTATATAAATCTGGGTGTGCGTTTCTAAGGGtgtatatatttatacttttaaaatgttCAGAGGTAATAAGACCCCCATAAAAAATAAGTGTGTAATTGAGAGTTGAGTAATAGATTGAGGGGTTTAAGACCATtttctcaaatataatttatatccATAAGTTCtatataaactaaataaaaaattaccatAAGTTTGTAGTATCACATTTCATAATAAACATTAAACTCAAAGATTATAAGCTCTTAATTACCTGCTTATaaacaattttctaattttattttaacaaattcTATAGAACAATACAATTACATAATTGAGAGTCAAATAACAACATACAcatcataaatataaatacattatataaattgagtGAGTCTCTTTATGGTGTATTTCTCAAACTTGTCAAATTGGGattaataaatgatgaaatatttttataaaatataaaagtttagGATAAATTCTAAATTTGTAAAAGTTTCGTAAAAATAGAATTTGGccccaaaacttttttttttagtttttgagaatttaaatattttaccaaaaatatttttgtttttaggaattaaatattttaccaAAAATGACAATTTGTATGATCAACACTTTTTgccaaattgttttttttctccaaaaactACTTCTATCTTTTAAGGGTAAACAGgtcataaattcataaattcaacCCGTGCACTTACAAAGCTCCCTTTAATATTTCTACcttatttttagtaaataaactgattttatttattatcaacTGAGAATTAATACAAAGCAAAAAAAACATCATTTGTATCTACTAGTGGGGCGGACCCACCCTTACCTAATCGTCGGAAAATTACAATGTATATAAATGTCGactttgattttatatatatataagtattaaCATCTCTTGACACAAGTTGAAGGCTTTGTCTCGTGGTTAAGGCATTGCATAAATTTCTTGAAGTTGTGTGTTCTAGTCCTACTAGTttcataattatatgttttttttaccaCAACCATTGACACACCTTAATGACAACACAATACTTATAACTAGGAGTGTCAAAAATGAGCCCAACTATAGGTTACCCGCCCAATCCGTCCAAAACTTTAAGGGTTTgactcaagataatttgaatttcaatctCAACTCAATTAAGTCttaatccattttaaaagaatccTCAATTAAGCTcaatttaatctccaatttcaacctgttttaagactctttatttgtatttgatgtAATGTAGGTTCCTATATTGAAGTtatgaattactatctattttatatcttttaggatttatctatcaatttgtaacttctttttaaaaaatttcttgagttgaaattcaagttgtggttaaaacttaaataacaatatatgaaaattattgatATTAAGCGGGTCTAGACCCAACCTGCTTTAAGTCCATTTGAACCTaaagtaaacttgggcgggTCAGGACCCAACCAattctatttcaacccattttaaaatctccaatttcaacccaacccgcccatttgacacTCCTATTTATAACTATATAAGCCCTCTCTCCCCTTTAATTCATTTGCAATACTTAGCTTCTCCCTAATATAATATGGCTCTTTATTTCaacatctttttcttctttttattggTCACTCCTAATCTTAACCTTTTGTTCACAAAAAAAATGCCTTTTTCAACCAACATATCAGGTACATATTATCAACAAACTTCCTAGTAATACCCGCAATTGCAAGTTCATTGCGCGTCAAAGGATGATGAAATTGGAAATGAGTATCTTGACATAGATGAAGACTTACATTGGTCGTTTTACGAATCgttttttgataatattttatttttttgtcactTTTGGTGGGGTTCAATGAATAAGTCTATTACTGTGTTTGATGACCCAATCGGTTGTATCCACCATGGTcagtatttaaattatttaaactaTTGTAAATGGGAAGTAAGACAAGATGGTTTTTATTTGGAGATATATAATACTACTGATGGgaatatgacatattttatgGATCACATTAGTGATTGGTCTTAGGGAATATAATGTGTTCCATTGATGTTTCGTTTATTTAAAGTTGGAAGGAAATATATTATGATGGAATTTTAGTGTggctttccaaaaaaaaaatttctaaatttacCCTTGTCTTTTGTCGAAATTATATAatgagataaaaattaaataaaggtTTGTAGGATCAAAAGACTTATTTACTTGAGCCATGTCGAACTATAAACATACTAGGTCTTTTCATTTGTTATCATCGATCTCTCTATATCGATAATCAAATGAACTAAATAGGCGCCTTATATAAAGGTTAGAGAAGGACTTAGCTAATAAAAAGAAGAGGGGTCTGGGTTGATAGGTCTCCCACAAAACTTAGGTAAAACTTAAAACTTTGGGATAAGTTAATGaatgtaattatatattttcctaactaaaattagattattattttttctataaaaaaccAAAGTTCCCTCCcccttttcattttcaatacttatttcattttttttccaaataaagaTTTTGTTGACTTGACTATATTccacttttttcctttttacatTCAATGGTAATTCAAAGCTTTTGAATAGATACAAATATATAGTTGTAATACATCCACACCACATTACTTATAACCAAGAACCCCTCTCTCCCctttaattcattttcaatACTTAGCTTCTCCAAATATGGCTCTTCCCTTTATCAAAATCTTTTTCTTGTTGTTACTGATCACTCATGATCTTGACCTTTCACTAGCGAAAAAATGTACATTCTTTACACCAAAGTACGAAATACATGTTATCAACAAACTTCCTATCAATACCCCACAATTAAAAGTTCATTGCGCGTCAAAGGATGATGAAATTGCAAACAAGTATGTTGCCATAAATGAAGACTTACATTGGTCGTTTTGCGAGTCAATTAGCCTTAGTACTTTGTAtttttgtaacttttggtgGGGTCCAAAGAATGCTTCTATTACTGTGTTTGATGACGTCATCTTCTGTATCCACCATGGACTATATGAAAATTTTCTACACTATTGTAAATGGGAAGTGAGACAAGATGGTTTTTATTTGGAGATGTATAATACTACTGCTGGgaataatacatattttatggATCATGATGGTGATTGGTCTTAGGGAATATAACATGTTCCATTGATGTTTTGTGTATTTAAAGTTGGAAGGAAATATATTATGATGGAATTTTAGTGTGgcttacttttttatttatctgttttttttttttaattttgagaaggaaaaaaaacacaCTCTAGATTAGTCTTGTATTTTGCGAAAAAGTTCAATTTTAACCTCTTTTTATAAGTTAACTTGACAATCAAATGAACGAAACAGGCGCCTTATATAAAGGTTAGAGAAGGACCTAGCTACAAAAAAGAAGAGGGGGCCGGGTTGATCACATACtttattacaataattaagGTAAAAGATTTAACAATTTTCACTCAAGtatatataacaatataaagagaaaacaaaattaaggtAAACGACATTTAATGGTGTAATTCAATGCTTTTGAAAAGATACAAATATATAGTTGTAATTCCAAACCAAGTTTTTGTAAGAGTTGACTaaactcaattattttttctctataaaataaaataaaatcataacccCCAATTTCACCTAGTAAAATCCTTTGCTATTTAATTCTCAAAATGACTCTCCCCTTGATCAACATCttcttaatattattattattgataacTCCCcttaacctttcaacaacaaaagCATGTTTCCTTACTAATAGGTTTGAGGTTCATGTTATTAACAATCTCCCTTCCAACTCCTCACTTCTTAAAATTCATTGTGCTTCTGGTGATGACGATCTTGGTGACCATTATCTTACCGTTAATCAAGAATTTAAGTGGTCATTTTGTCAAGCACTTGCATGGACGACTTTattcttttgtcatttttggtGGGATTCGAAGAGTAAAGTCTTTAATGTGTTTGATGATCCAGTACATTGTGTTGAAGATGGATTACTTCCAAAGATTACAATACAATGTGCATGGGTGGTGAAGTCAGATGGTTTTTATTTGGGAACTTATGTAGGCCCCGGAAAAGTTACAGATTTGTATCGTTATTCTAAGTGGTAGTCTTGTTTATATATACTTCAATTTAATGGTAATTACAAGTAAATCTCTATGAATAATAGTTGTGGACGATCTGATAAAAATGATGCTCGATCTAGCTTTGAACTCCGTGTGGGAGTAAAGAAGGTTTAATTATAGCACGTTGTTATTTttaggtctttttttttttgcttgatGTTGGATACTCAAATTAAAGCGCAACTAAATGCTATTCGAAATAGTGAAGGGTGCTTGATAGTATTTCATTCTTTGAAAGCCTGTGAATACTAGAGCCAGTGAAAATGATAGCTACTAAAGCGTAAACTGCTCGTTTTTCCTTCCCCGCAATACAAATTCGCGTTGGATTCATTTCTTACTTATTTACATTGTATGTCACCTTTGTCCTACTTAATTTTGAAAACGTTTTCtattaaaggaaaatgtttGGTATCTTGAAAGTATTTGGTacgaagaatatatttttttttatagaaaatgttctttttctattgtttgataagtaagtaaaaaaatattatctcaaaaGTATTTATATGGTTATCGAGTAAAACACTATAGAGACAGGATGTGGTAAGGAATGGGCGTAGTGGGGTGGGGGTTCAAGGGTGACGGAGTGGTTGGGATGGTCAAGGGGTGGGGCCGGGGTTCAAGGGATTAGGAGacaataaatatgaaatgtcacacacatatatataaaagaccaaccaaatataaaaaaatatgaaaaacatttttctaaaaaatgtatttaattttatagAAATAATTTGATTGTTTACTTATCTTTTTAATAAGAATTAGAACCCATAGAGTTTAAATGTAACGTTGAAACAAGTCAATTGTATATTATCCCTAAAGATGaaaagtcaaaaaatatttaatgatttcaAACTAAGTTCAAATTGTCATAGTCCAGGTCAAAGATTTTGTATTTGGctaaattaaactattttttttatatataaaattccaAAACTCTCATTCCTTTTTAATACTCATTTACTCAAAATGTCTCTCTCATTGATCAACATCTTTTTCTTGGTACTTATCACTCCATTCAACCTTTCAATAGCAAAACATTGTCCATTTGGCTCAAAGTACACAGTATATATTACCAACAAACTTCCTTCTCACTCTCCGAAACTGACATTTCATTGCGCGTCAAAGAATGATGATCTCGGATATCATGATCTTGCTATAAATCAAGTGTTTAATTGGTCGTTTTGCGAGGCAATTCTCAGTAGAACTTTattcttttgtcatttttggtGGGGTTCAAAAGAGAAGGTATTCGATGTGTTTAACGATCCATATACATGTGTCAAAGGTACAGGAAAtccaaatattttaactaattgTAAATGGGAGGCAAGGGCAGATGGTTTTTATTTGGAATTGTTTAATAGTACAAGTGAGACATATTATATGTATCATTATTTAGAGTGGTCTTAGGGAATTAAGATGTTTGtgttatatttgttttaaataaaatgagaagtaaaaaaaaaaagaattctaAAGTGTATTTCTCAATTTCTTATCTTGTTATTCTCAACTTTCTCCTTTCTGTGGGAACATTATAATGtctcctatttatttttttctttataacaaTTACTTTTACGACTTGAATCATATATTAACACCTCGATACATGGAGGGATCCATCGATATATGCGAGGGTTTTTTTCACAGTTAAGGGTGTTCGACATTTACCAGAAAGCACGTGAGAACTTATATACTTCCTTCGGATAAAAAAAGGGGCAAGTGCACAAATATTCGATTTTAGTACTCCTATTTAATTTAAGGGACAATTATAGtgcgtgtatatatatatataatataattttaaccatTTTAGCCCATATATGACTGAATCTTTTTAGCCCCAAGTAGTTTTTGGGTGAATTGATATATAATTCGGtcatttgttaatttattttattttgattggtCTAAATTTTGCTCAATTCACTCATTTGactttattttgtgtttgtaaaactttaaaaaataaatgcatTTGTGATAGAAAAGGAAACATTTTGCTAaagataaaatgtttttttaaggaaaactgtttaaaaacattttattaGGCTAAACAAAAACGTAGTTAGGGGcatgttttcaattttaatattaaatataaaaaatataagatgaatAATAGGTAATTTGTATTGAATATTATTCCTTTAAAAACTTGaagattatttttcaaaatttatccACTTAATTATGTCATGATCTTTATTACTTCCTCTATTCCATATTAACTGAATTTGTGAGACAATACATAATTATTAAGAAACACAATCAATGACATAATTTATACTATACTTTCCACTATTATCCTTTGTGAAATGATGAATATAACTTTACAAATAGTGCAATTTATCTCCTACAAAATATCATATCATTAAAGGAAAATGACAAATATGGAAAAGGATTTCAAACATCTTTCTTGAACTTTGAAATATTAACTTACTTTGAACAATGAAATGAAAGGAtagaatcaaatcaaaatcaaaatcaaaatattaaggAATTTACTAAAGTAGAatatctattattattattataattaattattatactaTAGTTGAGGAGTTGACTAAATtagaatatttattattattattattattattatatattatacttattatatacatattttttttgtatataactCTAGAACCCCTTTTACCTTTTCCATACTTCTTTTTTCTCCCTCAATATGACTATCTCCTTGATCAATATCTTCTTGTTGTTACTAATCACTCCTCTTGACCTTTCAATTGCTAAAATATGTCTCACTACCGTCATGGAGGTACATATTTTTATCACCATTGACTTATATACATTGGCAATAGGGAATAGGACCAATGTTTgtgttaaataaataaataagatttcATAACTTCTTTTGTGTTTCACTACAATACTTAGAATATCATTTatctttcttatttattattatccAAAATAAGATCTCTTTATCCAAAATAAATACTCCCTCCTCCGTTCACGTTTCAAAGTCAAATGATAAGAACTTTGTctaacattttatgatatattttttcatcatatcgatgtttaaaaaattgcaatttatagtaatttccgtatagtttttaaatatctaaatttttagtttaaaatatcgaattaatgtaatctaatttaactttaaaaattagtcaaattgacttttgaaaaatgtaacaTGACAACTAAATAGAAATGGAGAGtgtatgattatttttatttttttattttgaattttgggtacacacaaaagaaaaatgtaatattcatacatatttgCTTAATTAAGTCAActtttattgaactaattatttctatatgaatgcatcattattttccttatcttttctctcttgtttgtcataaattgaagattttttttttacaaaggTGGACAAgatccaaataaaaaataaaaatgaaaaagataagaagtgaAGAGGaaggggtgggggggggggggtgagtTTAGAGAGTAGATgcctaacttttttttttaatttttaatttactatgaaattcaaaatcaagtcaATTAATTATGTGAgcttatatattaagtaatttcaaattattttaacgaAAAATGGCCTAAAATGCCCTTATTTAAACTATGAGATTTGGTGCAATATTACCCTTCATCCACCTTATGAATATGGATCCATGAGGAGATAGGAGAAAGCCATTCATTCCGGTCATTGAGCCCGGATTGAGGATTGATTGATCTAAACCAAAGACTTGTTTATATCTAGGAGAAAGGCGTTCTCATACCCTGATACTGCTTTGTGGAAACCTAGAACAGAAGAAAGTCTCTTTAGGATGGCTCTGTCCTAGCTAGACCGAGTCACAACTGCTTATTATAGAAGACTCAGGCACATTTCCCTATACTTCTCCTAAGTGACATCAAAATACTCTTTTAGCCGATTCGAAAGCAGCAATAGATGAGATTGAATCAGACAGAAGGTTCACCCCTCACCCTGGGGATTGGGGAGTTGAGACTTCCTTGCTCTTAGGCCCGCTGTAAGGCCAATAATATCAGGAAGAAGGGGATTGGATTCTTCCTTTTATCCGGACTGACTCTAACCGTGATTTTGACTCTATTATGATACGTTAGACAGAAGgatatttttgagccaaaagaTTGACGTCAAAGATATAATTGGGGACCCAAAGATGGATGAAgggtagttctataacaatTCAAATAGTTGAGGACATTTTAGGTCCTTCTCCGTTATTTAAATCTATACTGACTTGTGTAAATGGAAAAATTAACACATGAAAAtactacccccccccccccctggACCCCCTCTAAGTTCGTGACCTgcttatttatttgttcaatcGATCAGAATTGGGCTGATATGTAGACTACCTGTCTATATATGGAAGTCTTATCAAAtacttttaaaagtatttaatatattatatatagtcataatgaataaattattattattctgaTCAAGTCATCTTATTTTAATCTGTCTAAATTTTGATCAATTCACAAATTTTGACTCCCTTAATTTTGTGTTtgtaaaacttttaaaaacaaatGTATTTAAtgatttgaagatttttttttttcgataTAAAAGGAAACATTGCTCGAAAGAagataaaattgtttttttaagaCAACTGTTTATTAGGCTAAACAAAAATGTTATTAGGTTCatgttttcaattttatattaaatataaaaacataagatgaaattaataggtaatttatgttgatttttaaattatttttttaaagattttctcaaaatttataacttaattataattataatttttattaatattatgttgacctttaaaaattaaataattaagataCATGCTTATCTGTCATCTAATGCCAAAATTGAAATGATAGAATCAAATCCAAAGTAATTAATATTGCTATCCCAAATCAAGACTTTGACaagtagactaaactagaatatttgttattattatacttagtatgtaattttatttatttttgtataaaactCTAGAACCCCTTTTACCTTTTCCATATCTTTTTCTCCCTCAATATGGttatttcttttatcaaaatcttCTTGTTGTTATTAATCATATCCCCTCTTGACCTTTCACTTGCTAGAGTTTGTCTTACTACAGATCTTCAAGTACACATTATCAACAAACTTCCTGATCAGAGTATATTACCATTGCAAATTCATTGTGAATCAGGAGATGATGACCTTGGAATTCACAATCTTGCTATAGATGAAGACTATAGTTGGCGATTTTGTGAGGCATTTAGTGAAcatactttatatttttgtcGATTTCGATGgggtataaaatataaaataattgatgTGTTCAACGATGCGTATACTTGTCTCCATGGTCTAAAATTTCCAAATCTTCTTAATTATTGTAAATGGGAGGTGAGATCAGAGGGTTTTTATTTGGAACAATATAATTCTACTACTGATACATATTTTATGACTTATATATTCGAATGGCATTAGGGAAttgtaagaaataaataattataaaattgttGTTTATTGTCATTTATCTTTATCTTTCTCGGAGTATCATTTATCATTCTTGTTTATTATTCTATCATTTTTAGCATTTTGCACTTTAGTTTCTTGCAAAATCATAAAAACTCGATTTTTTGCAATAATTTCCAAAGGACAAAATCGGAAatcaaatgtaaaaaatatgTATCACTGAGACCATTGAGGTACATATTTTCAACAAACTTCTTACTAATTTATCACAATTAGAAATTCACTGCGAGTCGAAGGATGATGACCTTGGAATTCACTCTCCTGTAGTAAATGAAGACTATCACTGAAGATTTTGCGCGGCATTTACTGATAGAACTTTATATTTTTGTCGATTTCGATGGGGTGACAAATATAGAGTATTTGATGTGTATATCAATGTACTTTATTGTCTTAAAAGTCTCACAATTCCAAATTTCCTTGGCTATTGCAAATGGGAGGTGAGATCAGATGATTTTTATTTGGAACAGTAGAATGTTGTTTGTGATATATATTATATGACTTATATACATGAATGGCAATAGGTTATAGGACCAATGTTTGTGTTATTGTTTAagtaaagtgaaaaataaataaataaataagattgtATAACTTCTTTTGTGTTTGACTACAATACTTGGGATATCATTTATCTTTCTTAGCTATCATATTATTTTCCCAATCTTGTCTTGATTAGTTAATGGCTTAATTATAGATCTCTTGATCCAAAACATGTGCAAGGGGACATAGAATTTAGTGAAAATATGCAAAAAGGATTTACTGAATTGCTTTTGTTATCCCTAAAGATAAAAAGTCAAGGAATATTTAATGTTTTTAGACTATAAATAGGAAAATGATAAAAACTTACAATAAATATAATCTTAATTTAATAATGTGTAAGATACATCAATAacgactttagaggatatgacATATCACAACTCCTAAGAAaatcaaaacaattaaaatccttttttttgCCGATTCAATAAAGTTTAGACATTTTGTCAGATACATAAACATGTAATCAGATACCTTGATAAAAACTAGATATATATAATCTTAACACATTAATGTATCAAATACATTAATAATATGTCAGATATAACAATAATGTGCCAGATACAATAGTGGTGGAGGACATTGGGTGGGAGGTTAATGAGAGAGAGAGTTGATTGACATTAACACGTGAATAGGGGATGATTTAATTGTGTAGATAACCAATTTAGGCT
It encodes the following:
- the LOC125871953 gene encoding S-protein homolog 5-like, which translates into the protein MALPFIKIFFLLLLITHDLDLSLAKKCTFFTPKYEIHVINKLPINTPQLKVHCASKDDEIANKYVAINEDLHWSFCESISLSTLYFCNFWWGPKNASITVFDDVIFCIHHGLYENFLHYCKWEVRQDGFYLEMYNTTAGNNTYFMDHDGDWS